Proteins found in one Hippopotamus amphibius kiboko isolate mHipAmp2 chromosome 12, mHipAmp2.hap2, whole genome shotgun sequence genomic segment:
- the LOC130832987 gene encoding N-alpha-acetyltransferase 50-like — MKGSRIEPGDVTPHNIKQLKRLNQVIFPVSYNDKFYKNVLEVGELAKLAYFNDTAGGAICCRVDHSQNQKQLYIMMLGCLAPYRRLGIGTKMLNHVLNICEKDGSFDNIYLHVQISNESATDFYKKSGFEIPETKKDYYKRAEPTDAHVLQKNLKVPSGQNPDVQKTDT, encoded by the coding sequence ATGAAAGGTAGCCGGATCGAGCCAGGAGATGTGACACCACACAATATTAAGCAGTTGAAGAGATTAAACCAGGTCATCTTTCCAGTCAGCTACAATGACAAGTTTTACAAGAATGTGCTGGAGGTTGGCGAGCTAGCAAAACTTGCCTATTTCAACGATACTGCAGGAGGTGCCATATGCTGTAGGGTGGATCACTCACAGAATCAGAAGCAACTTTACATCATGATGCTAGGATGCCTGGCACCATACCGAAGGCTAGGAATAGGAACTAAAATGTTAAATCATGTCTTAAATATCTGTGAAAAAGATGGCAGTTTTGACAACATTTATCTGCATGTCCAGATCAGCAATGAGTCTGCAACTGACTTCTACAAAAAGTCTGGCTTTGAGATTCCTGAGACAAAGAAGGACTACTATAAGAGGGCAGAGCCCACAGATGCTCATGTGCTGCAGAAAAACCTCAAAGTCCCTTCTGGCCAGAACCCAGACGTGCAAAAGACAGACACCTGA